Proteins encoded by one window of Mycolicibacterium cosmeticum:
- a CDS encoding EspA/EspE family type VII secretion system effector produces the protein MGDGGGDLLKDLFDLGNGIRGGVQDVPQLFQDVMNLDAHGALTDGRKVIGDVGDVLNGLGGLGMGLTRVPQQIAEKYAGSWVGKLADSQILSAAQLAIEAARATTGSGDPEEGNGYRESATRMQTVVQTLADADPRGDRWNGVASDTYARTNSRHRGHVSDVQVADEEISTIIGTEAGQVSRTRKTLDDTNQYLSDFGAATAWMNYVPGLRQAKMVADLAAASAALTTTNATMAVLVKNAAENAARINSQLDKYTAAANATSKPDGPPGEQPAVGEAFVSQATDIAEGSAPGRLSNDSSFDVPTPDEPPNAPGIPYGSTTPGG, from the coding sequence ATGGGTGACGGCGGCGGGGATCTTCTCAAGGATCTGTTCGATCTGGGCAACGGCATCCGCGGCGGCGTCCAGGATGTCCCCCAACTGTTCCAGGATGTGATGAACCTGGACGCACACGGTGCCCTGACCGACGGCCGCAAGGTGATCGGCGACGTCGGCGACGTGCTCAATGGCCTCGGCGGACTGGGTATGGGACTGACGCGGGTCCCGCAGCAGATCGCGGAGAAATACGCGGGGTCGTGGGTCGGCAAGCTCGCCGACTCCCAGATTCTGTCTGCGGCGCAGCTGGCGATCGAGGCCGCGCGCGCCACGACCGGATCGGGTGATCCCGAGGAGGGCAACGGGTACCGAGAGTCAGCGACACGGATGCAGACAGTGGTCCAGACCCTGGCGGACGCGGATCCCAGGGGCGACCGGTGGAACGGCGTGGCTTCCGACACCTATGCGCGTACCAACAGCCGACACCGCGGACACGTTTCGGACGTCCAGGTCGCGGACGAGGAGATCAGCACGATCATCGGTACCGAAGCCGGCCAGGTCAGCCGCACCCGCAAGACCCTGGATGACACCAATCAATACCTGTCGGACTTCGGCGCCGCGACGGCCTGGATGAACTACGTGCCCGGCCTCAGGCAAGCAAAGATGGTGGCCGACCTCGCCGCTGCTTCGGCAGCGCTCACGACGACGAACGCCACCATGGCGGTCTTGGTCAAGAACGCGGCGGAAAATGCCGCCCGAATCAACAGCCAGCTCGACAAGTACACCGCCGCCGCTAACGCGACTTCCAAGCCGGATGGGCCGCCAGGAGAACAACCGGCCGTAGGCGAAGCATTCGTGTCTCAAGCAACCGACATCGCCGAAGGTTCCGCACCGGGGAGGTTGAGCAATGACAGTTCTTTCGACGTCCCCACGCCGGACGAACCACCGAACGCGCCCGGTATCCCGTACGGGTCCACGACGCCAGGAGGATGA
- a CDS encoding ESX-1 secretion-associated protein, which produces MTVESDNLRVLTDHVRKLADQQLTAADQITGANRATSGVADRVSESHGLVCFLTSNALSAADEARQSAGSALHRVSTDLSDKLTTAASNHDNADYRAGHRISQAGRM; this is translated from the coding sequence ATGACCGTCGAATCCGACAACCTCCGGGTGTTGACCGATCACGTACGAAAGCTTGCAGACCAGCAACTCACCGCTGCCGATCAGATCACCGGCGCCAACCGGGCGACCAGCGGCGTAGCAGATCGGGTCTCGGAGTCGCATGGGCTCGTGTGCTTTCTCACCAGCAATGCACTCTCGGCGGCTGACGAGGCCCGGCAGTCGGCTGGATCGGCGCTGCACCGAGTATCCACCGACCTCTCGGACAAGCTCACCACGGCCGCAAGCAATCACGACAACGCCGATTACCGCGCAGGACATCGGATCAGCCAAGCCGGCCGGATGTGA